In Nostoc edaphicum CCNP1411, the sequence TAACTACCTCTGGGATAGATTCAGGTGTAATTTCAGTTAATTCTTGAAGGATGAGATCCTTTCTTTCTTGAGCATCCAATTGTAACTCAGAGAGTTGAGAGACAAACTCAGTTTCTAATCTTTCTAACTTCTCTAAAATGAGAATCTTTTGTTGTTGAGCATTCCATTGTAATTCTGAGAATTGTGAACTAAACTCAGAACCAGATTTCTCTAAATTCTCAATAATTAACTCTTTGCGCTTTTGAGCATCTATTTGTAATTCTGATAGTTGTTCAGCAAATTCTGACTGCAATGCTGCTAAATTCTCAACAACTTTATTTTTTTGCTCTTGAGCATCTACCTGTAATTCTGATAATTTAAACTTCAATTCTTTATCTAAACTTTCAAATGTGATATCTTTTTGTTTTTGAGCCTCTACCTGTAATTCTGATAGTTGTTCAGCAAATTCTGATTGCAATTTTGTTAAGCTTTCAATAGCTATATCCTTTTGTTTTTGAGCATCAGACTGCCATCCAGAAAGTTGAGATGTGAACTCAGACCTTGATACTTCTAAATCAGCAACCGCTAATTCTTGCTGTTGTTGCACACCTAACTTGAAATTAGATAGTTCCGCTGTCATCACAGATGCTAATTTACTTAGATTCTCCAGTGCAATATCTCTTTGTTGTTGAGCATCAAACTCTAACTTAGACAGTGCAGAAGCAAATTTTGACTCTAAAACTTCTATATTTCCTTGAGATTTTTTGAGTTCAGTTTCTAATCTACTTAATACCTGTGCTTTAGCTAAATCTAGCTCAGAAGTAAGGATAGATACATTTTCTTCTTGTTCATTTTTAATTTTTTGTTTTAAAGCAACCGTTTCCTGCTCTAATTCATAATTGATTTTTTTAGATTCTTGAATAACATTTTCAGCTTCTTGCTTAACAGTGGTTAGCTGATTTTGCAAATTTTCCATTCCCTGCATTTGTTGCATTGCTCGATCAACAATTTCACGGATTACTGCCCGTCGTAGAAGCCAAAATAAAGCAATAATTGCGACTGGAAATAGACTTAATATAACTAGCCAGATATTAATTAGAATAGTTGTACGGCTAAAAGCCCTCTTTAAATCAGATTGAACTTGCTTTTCGGCTCGTAATCGCGTCAATTCTTCCCGTTCCTGATTCGATAAGACTGGAGTAGGAGTTAGTGCTGGGGAGGGTAATGGTGCAGATTGTCCACTGGCAATAGTAGCATTTAGCACTAAAGGGAAAAAAACAATAGTGCTTTTTACAATTAAAGCGAAAATAGCTTG encodes:
- a CDS encoding tetratricopeptide repeat protein, producing MKSKNQAIFALIVKSTIVFFPLVLNATIASGQSAPLPSPALTPTPVLSNQEREELTRLRAEKQVQSDLKRAFSRTTILINIWLVILSLFPVAIIALFWLLRRAVIREIVDRAMQQMQGMENLQNQLTTVKQEAENVIQESKKINYELEQETVALKQKIKNEQEENVSILTSELDLAKAQVLSRLETELKKSQGNIEVLESKFASALSKLEFDAQQQRDIALENLSKLASVMTAELSNFKLGVQQQQELAVADLEVSRSEFTSQLSGWQSDAQKQKDIAIESLTKLQSEFAEQLSELQVEAQKQKDITFESLDKELKFKLSELQVDAQEQKNKVVENLAALQSEFAEQLSELQIDAQKRKELIIENLEKSGSEFSSQFSELQWNAQQQKILILEKLERLETEFVSQLSELQLDAQERKDLILQELTEITPESIPEVVNSEVEEEIKEQPQQPEFTADEYVKEGDALFYKKRYEDAIAAYNQAVKIQADEPVPWLKRGLTLGRLKRYKDAIASYDRAIQIQPDYHQAWCDRGVAFGNLQQHQQAFASFDKATQIKPDDAVAWLNRGLSLVALEQYEEAIASLDKAQEFQPNSPKIWDKRGYTLVRLGRDDEAIASFNKALEIKSDYASAHYNKAACYALQRQVELSLLSLQQAIELNPRYKEDATTDLDFDDIADDERFKELITA